Below is a window of bacterium DNA.
AAAGGAGGCATTTGAAATAGCCAATACAGCGGGGATGAGTGAAAAGGAGTTAGAAATTCAATATAAGCGGCACGATTTTATCCGAATGCAAAGAGGTGCGATAGAGTTTGCCTTAAAACAAGGGTTACAACAAGGAATACAACAGGGAATACAACAAGGTAAAATAGAAGTAGCGAAAAGTCTTTTGAAATTAGGGGAGAAAGTTGAAAAAATATCCCAGGCAACGGGATTAACAATCGAGGAAATTAAGGGTATTAATTTATACTGAAAGACATTAAAGTGTCCCACGATTTGCGATGATTACCTGAATATTTACACCTGTGAACGGTTACCATTTACGGTTACTTGAATTGGAAGGAGGAAATTTTTTGCCTCTTCCTTAAAAAATAATAGTCGAGGTCTTGTTGTTCCAAAATTATACTCGGCAAAAGGTTTTTTTGTAAGAAATTCTTGAGTTTTATCGGGAGAGATGATAATTACGGGCCTGAATATTGCCTCAAAACCTGTTCTGAGTGCTTTATACATTTTTTCTAATGAAACGATTCT
It encodes the following:
- a CDS encoding transposase, with the translated sequence KEAFEIANTAGMSEKELEIQYKRHDFIRMQRGAIEFALKQGLQQGIQQGIQQGKIEVAKSLLKLGEKVEKISQATGLTIEEIKGINLY